The Vigna unguiculata cultivar IT97K-499-35 chromosome 1, ASM411807v1, whole genome shotgun sequence nucleotide sequence acccctTTCAGAAATGGGAAGCAGCCAAGCCGCCGTATCATTCCTCACTAACCTCGCCCGCTCCGCCTTCGGCCTGGGCGTGGCGGCCACCGCCCTCTCCTCCTCCCTGTACACCGTCGACGGCGGCCAGCGTGCCGTCCTCTTCGACCGTTTCCGAGGCATTCTCGACGACACGGTAGGCGAGGGAACCCATTTCCTCATCCCGTGGGTCCAGAAGCCTTACATCTTCGACATCCGCACGCGCCCTCACACCTTCTCCTCCATCTCCGGCACCAAAGATCTTCAGATGGTCAACCTCACACTCCGCGTCCTCTCCCGTCCTGAAATCGGCAAGCTCCCCGTCATTGTCAAGAACCTGGGTCTTGAGTACGATGAGAAGGTTCTTCCGTCCATCGGCAACGAGGTTCTCAAGGCCGTCGTCGCGCAGTTCAACGCCGATCAACTCCTCACGGACCGTTCTCAGGTATCCGCTCTTGTCCGCGACAGTCTCATTCGCCGCGCGAAGGATTTCAACATTGTTCTCGATGACGTCGCCATCACGCACCTCTCCTACGGCAGCGAGTTCTCGCGCGCGGTGGAGCAGAAGCAGGTGGCGCAGCAGGAGGCGGAGCGGTCCAAGTTCGTTGTGATGAAGGCGGAGCAGGAGCGGCGGGCCGCGATTATCCGTGCCGAGGGAGAGAGCGATGCGGCAAAGCTGATCTCCGACGCTACTGCCTCGGCCGGAATGGGGCTGATTGAACTGAGGAGGATTGAAGCGTCCAGGGAAATAGCCTCCACGCTGGCGAAGTCGCCCAATGTTTCGTACTTGCCTGGTGGACAGAACCTTCTCATGGCTCTTAATCGATGATCGTGACGATGATGATGGTAATACTGTTATAtcaatttatctttttcaagttttaacaGAGATTATTGGGACAATGGGAATGTATAGTTTATGGTT carries:
- the LOC114178924 gene encoding prohibitin-3, mitochondrial, whose amino-acid sequence is MGSSQAAVSFLTNLARSAFGLGVAATALSSSLYTVDGGQRAVLFDRFRGILDDTVGEGTHFLIPWVQKPYIFDIRTRPHTFSSISGTKDLQMVNLTLRVLSRPEIGKLPVIVKNLGLEYDEKVLPSIGNEVLKAVVAQFNADQLLTDRSQVSALVRDSLIRRAKDFNIVLDDVAITHLSYGSEFSRAVEQKQVAQQEAERSKFVVMKAEQERRAAIIRAEGESDAAKLISDATASAGMGLIELRRIEASREIASTLAKSPNVSYLPGGQNLLMALNR